A single region of the Rhipicephalus microplus isolate Deutch F79 chromosome 10, USDA_Rmic, whole genome shotgun sequence genome encodes:
- the LOC119181897 gene encoding uncharacterized protein LOC119181897: MEEPPQGALRAPRSRTSAETAAREGSYGSARTAESDARREAWARHPYYSSQEEQQQLQMQQQMQMQQQMQQLQQMQQLQQMQQMQPMQQMQPMQQQLQQPYAAPLLEKKSSTRSKHGLRKSHHRSGKSIKHGSSATSAGGGGAGEVGSGMIPSDKQQLHMQIEQNRDALMRHKELKKKQEAARAYRAMRENTAAAPSLAALLLVCIWISLVSGFSILAFGWIFNVFVQATPFFYVSLGTGSSLVLLGSFLAAFRSKTPASVAFGP; the protein is encoded by the exons ATGGAGGAGCCGCCGCAGGGCGCTCTCCGTGCACCCCGGTCGCGCACGTCGGCCGAGACGGCGGCACGGGAGGGCAGTTACGGCTCGGCGCGGACCGCGGAGTCGGACGCCCGCCGTGAAGCCTGGGCCCGTCACCCGTACTACAGCAGCcaggaagaacagcagcaactgCAGATGCAGCAGCAAATGCAGATGCAGCAGCAGATGCAACAGCTGCAGCAGATGCAACAACTGCAGCAGATGCAACAGATGCAGCCGATGCAACAGATGCAGCCGatgcagcagcagctgcagcagccgtATGCAGCCCCACTGCTCGAGAAGAAGTCGTCGACGCGCTCCAAGCACGGCTTGCGCAAGAGCCACCACCGAAGCGGCAAGTCCATCAAGCACGGCTCCTCGGCCACATCAGCCGGGGGAGGAGGAGCG GGCGAGGTTGGCAGCGGCATGATCCCGAGCGACAAGCAGCAGCTGCATATGCAGATCGAGCAGAACCGCGACGCCCTGATGCGCCACAAGGAGCTGAAGAAGAAGCAGGAGGCCGCGCGAGCCTACCGAGCCATGCGGGAGAACACCGCCGCCGCACc GTCGCTGGCCGCGCTTCTGCTGGTGTGCATCTGGATATCCCTGGTGTCCGGCTTCTCCATCCTGGCGTTCGGCTGGATCTTCAACGTGTTCGTGCAGGCCACGCCCTTCTTCTACGTCTCCCTCGGCACCGGATCCAGCCTCGTCCTGCTCGGATCGTTCCTCGCCGCCTTTCGCAGCAAGACACCAGCTTCGGTCGCCTTCGGCCCGTGA